The genomic window AGGCTCACAGCTTACCTCCTAAAAAACGCATATTATTTACCCATCCCAAGTGTTTGTTGCAGCATAGATTTAGCTGCTTCAGCGACTTGAACATTCATTTGATATGAGCGCGAAGCAGATATCATATCTGCCATTTCTTCCATGACATTCACATTCGGCTTATAAATAAAGCCATCGGCATCCGCCATTGGGTGATCCGGCGAATACTCTTTTAAAAGGGGTTTATCACTCTCAACAATGCCTTTTACCGCAACGCCCTGGGAAGCTTGTTGTTGGCTTTGCGCTTTGGCCATTTCCGCTTCAAAAATGGGATGGCGGGAACGGTAGGTTTTATCGACACTGCTCGAGACTGCATCGGCGTTAGCGATATTACTCGCCGTGGTATTCAGCCGGACCGATTGTGCCGACATACCAGAGCCTGCGACATCAAAAATGCTAAATAAACTCATGATTAATCCCCTCTCAGCGCCTTTTTCATGCCGCTAAATTTGCTGTCTAGAAACCCCAATGACATTTGATACTCGAGGGCATTTTGCATAAATGCCGATTGCTCTTGCTGAATATCCACAGTATTGCCATCACCGGTATCTGGTTGATTGGGCACACGAAACTTAACATACTGCCCGGTCAATTCAGCTAGGCCGAAGTGTTGCTCGCCCGTTGTCATTTCTAGGCTATTTCGCTGCTGCTGTTGGCTACGGGCGACTTGCATTGCTGCAGAAAAATCGACATCGCGGGCTTTATAATGTGGCGTATCAGCATTTGCGATATTACTTGAAATCACTTCGGCACGTTCTGCACGTATACCTAAAGTGAATTGATGCACACCCAGTGCCTTGTCAAAGTTGATCGCCATAAAATTGCCTCCATCGTGTCACTCACGGAAATAAAGCAATTCATGTGCCAAAAGAACAAAAATTCAGGTAAACGGTGATAATGGTATATTGCGGCATAAAAAATTACCGACAAATGTCGGTAATTTTTTAATTAAATTGGTAGGTTACATTTTCTTCTGATAATAAATCCCCGGATTACAGCGGACCATATCAAATTCGTCCGTTAATCCAGCAATCGACTCCGAAGCCCCCAAGAAGAGGATCCCTTTAGGGTTTAAAGCGGCAGCAAATTGCCGCAAAATTTTTGCTTTTGCCTCTGGTGCAAAGTAGATCAGCACATTGCGGCAAAAAATAATGTCAAACTTGCCCAGCAAGGTATAACTCTCAAGCAAGTTATGGGCCCTGAAGTTAACTAAACGCTTAACATTGTCTTTGAGCTTCATATTGCCAGAGGGCAAGGGATCAAAAAACTGACGCTTACGTTCCTCTGATAATCCACGGGCTAAGGCGAGACTATCATATTCCGCATTCTTACAACGCTCGAGCATGGAAGGAGATAAATCGGTTGCTTGAATTGTCGCGCCGCCGCCAAGTGCCCCTGGTTTTTTTTGCTGATATTCCAAAATCGTCATGGCCAACGAATAAGGTTCTTGTCCAGATGAGCAAGCTGCGGACCAAATTTTTAATGGACGACCTAAACGACTGTATTCGGGTAGCAACACATTATTGAGCAATTCGAAAGGATAACGGTCACGAAACCATAGGGTTTCGTTGGTTGTCATTGCATCTATGACCTCAGCCCTCAATGCGCGCTCCGTTGGCTTCATTGAATGCTTCACCACATCAGACAAAGAAGGGAGATTATATTTTCCCATCAAAGGAGCAAGACGACTGCGCACTAGGTATTGCTTATTTTCACCCAGTACGATGCCGCTGTGTTGTTCTAGGAACAACCTAAATTGATTATATTCAGCCTCAGCGAGTGATTTATTTGGCACATTCACGTCCTAGATCCTATAGCAAGCACCAAAATCAGTGCAAAACCATCATGTTATAAGGGCTAGATTATAGCGTAAAGCTCAACTACACACTAACCCATACTCAATCACTTACAAACTTAGATGTTTGTTCACTGCCGCAGCTAACTCATCGGGGTTAAATTTTGCAATAAAGTCATTGGCACCCACTTTCTGCACCATTGCTTGGTTGAACACCCCACTTAAAGAGGTATGTAGCACCACTTTAATATTTTTGAGCTTAGGATCGTCTCTAATTTCGGCGGTTAAGGTGTAACCGTCCATTTCAGGCATTTCAATATCTGAAATAATCAGCGGGATCTCATCCGCCACATTATTCATTTCACTGGCGATGGCTTTTAACTTATCCAAGGCTTCGCGGCCATCTTTTGCCGTATCGATTTGTAGATTCAATGACTCCAGCGAACGGATAATTTGCTTACGGGCAACAGCCGAATCATCGATAACCATAATATGATAGTGCTGTGTTCTATCTAAAGTTAACTGCTCATTAACTTCATCACTGATCGCCGTTTTGACTGGCGAAATTTCATCCAATATCTTTTCTACATCAAGGATTTCAACAAGTTCACCTTCGATCTCAGTCACTGCCGTTAGATAAGAGTAACGACCCGCACCTTGGGGCGGCGGCATGATGGCCTCCCAGTTCATGTTGATGATGCGCTCAACCGAACTGACCAAAAACCCCTGAACACTGCGGTTATATTCCGAAATAATAATAAAACAATTTTCCGTATTGGCGAGCGGACGGCCACCTGTGGCAGCACTCAAATCGATCACTGAAATGGTGGTTCCACGGATGTGAGCGACGCCTTTAACATAGGGGTTAAGTTTAGGCAAAGCGGTCAGTGGCGGGCACTGCAAGACTTCTTTCACCTTAAACACGTTAATTCCGAACCGTTGACGGCCATTTAACTTAAATAACAAAAGTTCTAAACGGTTTTGACCAACGAGCTGGGTTCGTTTATTGACTGAATCAAGAATACTCGACATAACTCTGCCTTGTTGCTCTGTTTATGTACGTCCCTAAGACTCGTTTGAGTATAGGCATATTAATTGCTTACATCTTATTATCGATAAATACGGTCGAACCTGAGTCAAACTTCTGACACCGATCCCTAGGTTAAACAGGTATCATCAGCTTCGAACTTGGTAAAAGTATAGGTGCATTCTGGCGTTACAAGCTAGTCTCTTCATTATGAAAGTAAATTTAGTCTGTTTTTTGAGTCTTATCGCCACGTTAATGCCAACAACCGCATCGGCAGAGCCCACTGTGCCCACCATATCGGCGATATCCGAATTAGCTAAAGCCCTTATTCGTGAAAAAATATCGCCACCCGACAATGCAAAAGTGAATATCGCCCCCCAAGCAATTGATGAACGAATGTTACCGTCAGTCTGCAACACCCCGATTAAAGTCGAAATGGCGACGGAACGTGAAATCAACCGGAACAACACAGTCAAAGTCAGTTGTGATACGCCGGATCTTGCCTATCCTTGGCAAATATTTATCTCGGTTCGAGTGGATATTTTATTTCCAGTCGTCGTTGCAACACAAACCTTGGCGCCAGGGGAGCTTATCAACCCAAGTCAAATTGAAGTGCAATATGTAGATCAAAATAGTTTACGTGGAATGCAATTTGATGATCCTAGCCAACTTTCTGGAGTGCGCGTTAAGCGCCGAGTTGCCAAAAACGCTCCTATATTTGCCAATAATCTTTGCTTTGTCTGTAAGAATGATGCCGTCTCTATTTATGCGCGCTCTAGTTCTTTAGTATTAAAAACAATGGGCGAAGCCCTGCAGGATGGCAATAAAGGTGACCAAATAAGAGTTAAAAATAGCAGTTCAAACAAAGAATTAGATGCTATAGTCATAGGCATTGGCGAAGTTGAAGTTAGAATGTAAAATACGCTAAAGCTTTTCTGTAAGCTGCCGATACCCCAGTTAAGAAATCCCGTATACCCGACGCTGGAGCCTAACATGGCAATTGATATTAGCAAACTCAACACCGGAACCACTTCGCAAGTACGTTCAGGTACAACAAAGACAAGCAGCGAACAGTCTGCGCAGGTGGCAGCTAAATCTTCACCACCACAAAGAAGCGACTCAGTCGTCATTACAGCTCAAGCTCAGCAATTACAAGGAGCTCAAACTAAAATGGCAAGCTTACCTGAAGTCGACCAAAAGAAAGTGGCCGAAATTAAACAAGCCATTGCCGAGGGCCGCTATAAAATCGATCCTGAAAAATTAGCCGCTAATATCGCCAGCTTTGAAGCTGAGTTAAATGACCTTAATAAAGAGTAACTATGACAGAAATAGCTAAACTGGTTGATTTACAACAAGCCCATTTGGCTGTTCTTAAGCAAATAATACTCAAGGAAAAAGGCGCTTTGGTTGACCAAAACGCCGATTTGCTATTGTCGCTTGCCACTGAAAAATCCAACTGCCTTAAAGACCTTCAAGCAAACGATAACCTTATCGCCCAACACAGCGATAAGCCCCTGCTGACTCAGCAGAGGGAACTGACCCATAAAATGGCGGCGATTAAAGAAGCCTTAGCTGAATGCAAAGAATTAAATGCCCAGAATGCCAGCCTGATAGAAATGAATTTAGCGAGCCTGAATCGTTTCGCCCAAGCGCTACAAGCCAGCCGAAATGCCACTAGCCTCACCTATAACGATAAAGGCAAAACCTCGACCATTTCGAGTTTAGGCAATGACTTAAAGGCGTGATAAGCCCCCTTTCCTACTTTTTTAAAATATCCCCATGGCAATGCCAAAGCAAAGCCGCACAGATGTGCGGCTTTGCTTTGGTTATCGAACTCGCGTTACCGAACTAGTGTTCTACTGTCGTTACCGTTTTGCTAAAAGTAAGTCACTTCTTTAATCCGCTGCGGACGGCTCTGTTGTTGATACAACTGCCATACCTTAGCAAAATCAAGCTCTAACTCAGTCACATAATGATCACCCGCCGGGTAGCTCTTTATGACTCGCGCACCACGGATCACCCCAGAAACCGACGCTTTAACATTATCGTCAGTCAACATCCAATCACTCACACTGCTGTTGGCAGTGATGTTTTGGCCATAGACTTGTTCGGCTAATTCACGATAAGCGACAATTTTAGAGGCTTGCATCGCCATCAGCACTTTTTGTGACAGTTCCTTCGCAGGTTGGGTCGCCAATGGCGCATAACCAATAGCAGTCAACTTAGGGAAACTGGGCGGCGGAACATCTTCCCACTGCACATACTTATCTTGGGTTGCGCAGCCGCCGATTAACAGCACCATTACCAATAATAGGTAGCGTTTCATTTTCCATCTCCTAACACACGCACTTCATTCATACCTGGGCTCGCCTGACGATATAAGATGCCATCCTGCGAGATCACTTGCTCCGATAGCTGCATATAATTGCCAAGCTCTTTTTGGGTCACAAAAGCCTGCGAAGCTGAAACCACACGGTTATTGCTCACATTCACAATACGGGCATTAATCGCCATGCCATTCGTTGTGGGGCTCATGGTAGACACCAGAAGATGCTCAACGGGAAGATTTGTCGACAGTTTTTGCCAGTCCCGCGTCAAAATAAAGTCCCCATCCGCAGTCACCCGCAGTCCATCACCTAAATTCAAATCCACCACATTGAATTGAAACTGATGTAAGGATGTCATCAGCCCCTGTTGTAGCTGCTGCGCCAGAGCATTAGTGCTACTCATATCCCCCACTAAAACGGGAGTCGCAACGACTATAGGCTGATCGGAACGCAATGCATCATTTTGCTTAACCAATTCAGTGACTATTCGTTGGGATAAATGATTGATCATCGCCGTTGGCGGTAAACCATTGCCATCCACTAAGCTAGGTTTCGGTGGCGCAACGGGCTGAGTTACGCATCCACCTAACATCAATAATGTCAGGGGAATGATCACTTGCTTTAGCATTGGGTCTACCTCATTTATAAAATACCGACAATTGTATGACTCACAGGTTTATGCCATAAAAAACTGCAAATTTCAGACCAAAGCGAAGCATTAGTTTGAACATTAGGCTAAACATTGCACTGAAATAGTCCATGTATACGCACTTTATCGACAAAAACAGTGAAAACTTTATCTTCAGTTCCCATCGAATAAGGCACAGAATTTGCTTTTAGCGGTAGATAAGAGGAAATGTCAGTAAACCGACTTCCTGAAAATTGACAGCAACACAGCGTTAGGGACTCATAAATGCACATATTAAGATCCGCTTCGTACATTATGTGGAGCCTTGCATTGCTCGCTATGCCTGCAAAAGCAGAATGGGTTGAAGCCAGTGGTGAAGCCTTAATCACCAATAGCAATATCGCCCAAGCAAGGGAAGAAGCCATTAACCAAGCGATAAGCTACGCCACCCTCAGCACTGGTATTCAAATATCCAGTCAGCAGCAAACCTCGAACGGTAACCTGACACAGAATAACTTCGCGGTAAACCGCAATGCACAGGCCATCAGTATTCAGCTGGTGAGTGAACGCATCCAAGGCAACAAAATCTATGTCTCACTCAGACTCGATTTAAATGATGACCCGACCCAGCAATGCCCCGCAGGGCAACTCAAGGCGGCAATTCTCATCCCGCAGGCGCAAATGAAAGATCGGGCACAGCTAAGATATGGGCAACTATCAGGATTTGAAGAAGCTATCTCCGAAAAACTCGCCAATAGCATCGATGGCTATTCCTCCACCAGTTTTACCCACTTGCATGCCACAGAAAGACTCGACATCGACCAAGAATTAACCGATATCCGCGGTTATCGACTGCCAAGCTGGTTGAGTGAAATCACCGACAGTCAATATATCTTGCTACAGCAAATTATTGATATATCAACAGAACCTACGCAACCCACCTTTATGGGCCTATGGGATGAAGTCCCGCAGAGACAATTCCAATTTAAGCTCAACCTCTACCACGGGATCAGCGGAGAAGCCGTCTGGAGCAAAACCTATAGCACTTCGGCCCCCTGGGAATTTGAAGAGCAAGCCATAATCTCCCCTAACAGTGATAAATTCTGGCGCTCGGCCTATGGCAGGAATATCAACCAGTTAATGCAAGAGGCAACCCGAGATCTGGACAACACGCTCAATTGCCGGCCGCTACTCGGTCAAGTTGTCAGCCGCCAAGCCGATAGGATCATCATAAACTTAGGCCGCAAACACGGTATTCGTGTGGGGGATAAGCTCCAGATCGTTTTGCAGCAAAATTTACCCGACAGGCTCAATGAAATGCGCGCCATCGCAACAAAAAGCCGCGCTACGGTAAAAATTGAACAAGTGAGCGAAGAAAGCGCCACCGCCGTACTCGTAGACCAAAATGCGGCTTACAATGTACAGATAAACGACATCGCGCTTAAGATTTAACCAATTAAATCATAAGCCTTTTAATCAGAGATAAAACCAGTATAATCACTGTCGTCTCTTCATAGCTCAACAGGATAGAGCAGCCGCCTCCTAAGCGGCCGATCGGGGTTCGAGTCCCTGTGGAGAGACCATAAGTCACTTTTTATCTATAAAATTCAATAATTTACGAAAAACAAAAAATCCTGTGCCGCCTATGTGCCGCCATAGGAATGACGTTTTTTAGAATTTTTTTTCGTAACATTTTCAAAAATCCCCGTTTTGCCCTGTTCATCTCAGTTATGGACAATTACCTTCGTTTAACATAGTTTTCTATGTAAGATTTCGCATGGATTTAACCTTATATGGATGAACTTTTAAAGTCGTTAGTAAATACTGATGACATAGTATTGCTGCTTGCTCACACACCTCACCAGTTACGCCCTTATCTGCTTGCTGTGCAGCAATTCAATGAAAACCCACTGCCGAAATCAAGTATCGAAGTGATCAATGGGATACATCATTTCTACAACCTTGATATTCCGTTTACACAGGGCATACCTGTAATTCATTCAGTAAAGAAACAAGATAACTTGGTAAGGGAACTTGCTAAAATTGATGGTATTGAAGGAGTAATCAGACAGCAGCAAGTGCAAAGCACCAAAGAATATACAGCCCTATTTAATCCTCTGTTAGCACTTGCACCAATTTCAAATTTAGATCTGGTTCGCCAATTTGATGAAGCTTCAACACTTGTTGAAGCATTCGTGCCATACAAAATAACCGATCACGAAATCAACCTTCTACCAAACTGTATCCCCGACACGCTCAACATTCTCCAATCTGCCCTTGCATGCAAAATGGCAGGGCTAAATTATTCAGCGATACTTTTAATTCAAAAATTCATTGAAGCTCAGTTGGTTGAAATGAATGAGGGATATCAAACATTACTTACACGAATAACCAAACAAAAAGGCCATCTTGAGAAGTTGAAGAACGCAGCAAAGAAAGGGGGCAAAAAAAGACAAGAGCCATCCCAGAAAACTAAAAATCAAGCTATTGAACTCTTTTTAGCTGGTGAGTACAAAAACTACTCTGTCGCCGCAGGTGAATTATTCCCTCAAATTCAAGAGATTGGGAAGGAAAATGGCTTTCCTTTCAATAGTTATGTAAACGGAATTAGAACGGTTACAGATTGGCTTCGTTCAACTAAAAGATATTCAAAATAACAACATAAAATTGCTCGTACTGAACTCCAAAAAAATACATTCAAGCAGGCTGCATGTACATCCAAGCAGTTTGATTGTACATACACCATAACCCCTCACGATTATCTTAACTCCTGACAAATCTACTTTAATCAGGAGTTACCATGAACGATCTATTACTTAGCCCGACAGAGGTCGCCGAATTTCTCGGCGTCACCATCGGCACTCTATCCGTTTGGCGATGCACTGGCCGCTATCCTTTACGCTTCGTTAAAGTTGGCCGCTGCGTGAAGTACCGTCAAAGCGATGTTGAATCCTTCGTTAACGGGAGGGTTTATGAACACACTCTTTAATTCTCTATGTGCGATTTGTATTTATGTTGAGCTTTGGCGTCTTCGTCATGACCTAACAGAAACAACGCCCATTACGTTACATAACGAGTCCATGTACCCGTTAACGGGTACAACCCTCATCATTTATGAAACGTACCCGTTAACGAACACTGATACCGTTAACGGGTTCAGTGAAAAGCTCAACGACTCAAA from Shewanella putrefaciens includes these protein-coding regions:
- the flgA gene encoding flagellar basal body P-ring formation chaperone FlgA, whose protein sequence is MKVNLVCFLSLIATLMPTTASAEPTVPTISAISELAKALIREKISPPDNAKVNIAPQAIDERMLPSVCNTPIKVEMATEREINRNNTVKVSCDTPDLAYPWQIFISVRVDILFPVVVATQTLAPGELINPSQIEVQYVDQNSLRGMQFDDPSQLSGVRVKRRVAKNAPIFANNLCFVCKNDAVSIYARSSSLVLKTMGEALQDGNKGDQIRVKNSSSNKELDAIVIGIGEVEVRM
- the flgB gene encoding flagellar basal body rod protein FlgB — translated: MAINFDKALGVHQFTLGIRAERAEVISSNIANADTPHYKARDVDFSAAMQVARSQQQQRNSLEMTTGEQHFGLAELTGQYVKFRVPNQPDTGDGNTVDIQQEQSAFMQNALEYQMSLGFLDSKFSGMKKALRGD
- a CDS encoding flagella synthesis protein FlgN translates to MTEIAKLVDLQQAHLAVLKQIILKEKGALVDQNADLLLSLATEKSNCLKDLQANDNLIAQHSDKPLLTQQRELTHKMAAIKEALAECKELNAQNASLIEMNLASLNRFAQALQASRNATSLTYNDKGKTSTISSLGNDLKA
- a CDS encoding FlgO family outer membrane protein, which codes for MLKQVIIPLTLLMLGGCVTQPVAPPKPSLVDGNGLPPTAMINHLSQRIVTELVKQNDALRSDQPIVVATPVLVGDMSSTNALAQQLQQGLMTSLHQFQFNVVDLNLGDGLRVTADGDFILTRDWQKLSTNLPVEHLLVSTMSPTTNGMAINARIVNVSNNRVVSASQAFVTQKELGNYMQLSEQVISQDGILYRQASPGMNEVRVLGDGK
- a CDS encoding LPP20 family lipoprotein — encoded protein: MKRYLLLVMVLLIGGCATQDKYVQWEDVPPPSFPKLTAIGYAPLATQPAKELSQKVLMAMQASKIVAYRELAEQVYGQNITANSSVSDWMLTDDNVKASVSGVIRGARVIKSYPAGDHYVTELELDFAKVWQLYQQQSRPQRIKEVTYF
- the flgC gene encoding flagellar basal body rod protein FlgC, with the translated sequence MSLFSIFDVAGSGMSAQSVRLNTTASNIANADAVSSSVDKTYRSRHPIFEAEMAKAQSQQQASQGVAVKGIVESDKPLLKEYSPDHPMADADGFIYKPNVNVMEEMADMISASRSYQMNVQVAEAAKSMLQQTLGMGK
- a CDS encoding flagellar assembly protein FlgT, whose translation is MHILRSASYIMWSLALLAMPAKAEWVEASGEALITNSNIAQAREEAINQAISYATLSTGIQISSQQQTSNGNLTQNNFAVNRNAQAISIQLVSERIQGNKIYVSLRLDLNDDPTQQCPAGQLKAAILIPQAQMKDRAQLRYGQLSGFEEAISEKLANSIDGYSSTSFTHLHATERLDIDQELTDIRGYRLPSWLSEITDSQYILLQQIIDISTEPTQPTFMGLWDEVPQRQFQFKLNLYHGISGEAVWSKTYSTSAPWEFEEQAIISPNSDKFWRSAYGRNINQLMQEATRDLDNTLNCRPLLGQVVSRQADRIIINLGRKHGIRVGDKLQIVLQQNLPDRLNEMRAIATKSRATVKIEQVSEESATAVLVDQNAAYNVQINDIALKI
- the flgM gene encoding flagellar biosynthesis anti-sigma factor FlgM translates to MAIDISKLNTGTTSQVRSGTTKTSSEQSAQVAAKSSPPQRSDSVVITAQAQQLQGAQTKMASLPEVDQKKVAEIKQAIAEGRYKIDPEKLAANIASFEAELNDLNKE
- a CDS encoding CheR family methyltransferase, with amino-acid sequence MNVPNKSLAEAEYNQFRLFLEQHSGIVLGENKQYLVRSRLAPLMGKYNLPSLSDVVKHSMKPTERALRAEVIDAMTTNETLWFRDRYPFELLNNVLLPEYSRLGRPLKIWSAACSSGQEPYSLAMTILEYQQKKPGALGGGATIQATDLSPSMLERCKNAEYDSLALARGLSEERKRQFFDPLPSGNMKLKDNVKRLVNFRAHNLLESYTLLGKFDIIFCRNVLIYFAPEAKAKILRQFAAALNPKGILFLGASESIAGLTDEFDMVRCNPGIYYQKKM
- a CDS encoding helix-turn-helix transcriptional regulator; its protein translation is MNDLLLSPTEVAEFLGVTIGTLSVWRCTGRYPLRFVKVGRCVKYRQSDVESFVNGRVYEHTL
- a CDS encoding chemotaxis protein CheV; amino-acid sequence: MSSILDSVNKRTQLVGQNRLELLLFKLNGRQRFGINVFKVKEVLQCPPLTALPKLNPYVKGVAHIRGTTISVIDLSAATGGRPLANTENCFIIISEYNRSVQGFLVSSVERIINMNWEAIMPPPQGAGRYSYLTAVTEIEGELVEILDVEKILDEISPVKTAISDEVNEQLTLDRTQHYHIMVIDDSAVARKQIIRSLESLNLQIDTAKDGREALDKLKAIASEMNNVADEIPLIISDIEMPEMDGYTLTAEIRDDPKLKNIKVVLHTSLSGVFNQAMVQKVGANDFIAKFNPDELAAAVNKHLSL